One window of the Bradyrhizobium sp. NP1 genome contains the following:
- a CDS encoding YeeE/YedE family protein produces the protein MAVANIAVLAGLVIGLIYGSVGLLSGFCMMSGLRGWWAEGDGRLVRTYALAMGVAIAASQLLVTRGLVDLSKSIYLQPTFSVPLIFFGGLLFGYGMVLSNGCGSRALVLLGRGNLRSFVVVVVLAIAAEITLKGLIAPLRIAAQQFSQVTTKFTSLPTLLAHAGLSEALARMFTASVIAAALIIFAFTHAPFRKSPGQIAAGFVVGLLIAAGWFATGFLALDDFNPVPLSSLTFVAPIADALQYVMLSTGSTVNFGIATVGGVLAGSLVTALATGRFRWEGYQSPQHMLRSAGGAALMGIGGVMALGCSVGQGLTGLSTLAFTSFVAVAGIMLGTAAGLRGALRVRPLAQA, from the coding sequence ATGGCCGTCGCCAATATCGCCGTCCTAGCCGGCCTCGTCATCGGCCTGATCTATGGTTCGGTCGGCCTCTTGAGCGGCTTCTGCATGATGAGCGGCCTGCGCGGCTGGTGGGCGGAAGGCGACGGCCGGCTGGTGCGCACCTATGCCCTGGCGATGGGCGTGGCGATCGCCGCCTCGCAGCTGCTGGTGACGCGGGGGCTGGTCGATCTGTCCAAGTCGATCTACCTGCAGCCGACCTTCTCGGTTCCGCTGATCTTCTTCGGCGGCCTCCTGTTCGGCTACGGCATGGTGCTGTCGAACGGCTGCGGCTCGCGCGCGCTGGTGCTGCTCGGCCGCGGCAACTTACGCTCCTTCGTCGTCGTGGTCGTGCTGGCGATCGCGGCGGAAATCACGCTGAAGGGCCTGATCGCGCCGCTGCGGATCGCGGCCCAGCAGTTCTCGCAGGTGACGACCAAATTCACCTCGCTGCCCACGCTGCTCGCGCATGCCGGCCTGAGCGAAGCGCTCGCGCGGATGTTCACGGCCTCCGTGATCGCGGCGGCGCTGATCATCTTCGCCTTCACCCATGCGCCGTTCCGCAAATCGCCGGGGCAGATCGCGGCCGGCTTTGTGGTCGGGCTCCTGATCGCGGCCGGCTGGTTTGCGACCGGCTTCCTGGCCCTCGATGACTTCAATCCGGTGCCGCTGAGCTCGCTGACCTTCGTCGCGCCGATCGCGGACGCCCTGCAATATGTGATGCTGTCGACCGGCTCGACGGTGAATTTCGGCATCGCCACCGTCGGCGGCGTGTTAGCGGGCTCGCTGGTGACGGCGCTCGCGACCGGTCGCTTCCGCTGGGAAGGCTACCAGTCGCCGCAGCACATGCTGCGCTCGGCGGGTGGCGCGGCGCTGATGGGGATCGGCGGGGTGATGGCGCTTGGCTGCTCGGTCGGCCAAGGCCTGACCGGCCTGTCGACGCTGGCGTTCACCTCCTTCGTCGCGGTGGCCGGCATCATGCTCGGCACCGCCGCGGGCCTGCGCGGCGCGCTCCGCGTCCGCCCGCTGGCGCAGGCCTAG
- a CDS encoding fatty acid desaturase family protein, with the protein MPVVKRIDPRTVFAPEEWSRLTSRSSWRGMWLVAHAWGTIAACIALVALWPNPLTWLVAVMVVGTRQLGLAILMHEAAHGGLHANKAVNEFVGQWLCAVPVGADLASYRAYHLQHHKFTQQPEDPDLSLSAPFPISTESYRRKAIRDLTGQTFVKQRLPLFLSLFRRAGKDTPVTHESFVATGREKMARFLGVNALLFVLFWLAGAGVWFFVVWLVAMATWLSLVTRIRNIAEHACTSTGEDPFSHARTTLANPIERLLIAPYWVNYHAEHHLFMYLPCYRLPEAHRLLVEKGLIKRMEVRPGYREVMRLATSKG; encoded by the coding sequence ATGCCAGTCGTCAAGCGCATCGATCCGAGGACCGTATTCGCGCCGGAGGAATGGAGCCGCCTGACGTCGCGCAGCTCGTGGCGCGGGATGTGGCTGGTCGCACATGCCTGGGGCACCATCGCCGCCTGCATCGCGCTGGTCGCGCTCTGGCCGAACCCGCTGACCTGGCTTGTCGCGGTAATGGTCGTCGGCACGCGCCAGCTGGGCCTGGCGATCCTGATGCACGAGGCCGCCCATGGCGGGCTTCATGCCAACAAGGCGGTCAACGAATTCGTCGGACAATGGCTGTGCGCGGTGCCGGTCGGCGCCGATCTCGCCAGCTACCGCGCCTATCACCTGCAACACCACAAGTTCACGCAGCAGCCGGAAGACCCTGATCTCTCGCTGTCGGCGCCGTTTCCGATCTCCACCGAGAGCTACAGGCGGAAGGCGATCCGCGATCTCACCGGGCAGACTTTTGTGAAGCAGCGGCTGCCGCTGTTCCTGTCGCTGTTCAGGCGCGCCGGGAAGGATACGCCGGTGACGCATGAGAGCTTCGTGGCGACGGGCCGGGAAAAGATGGCGCGCTTCCTTGGCGTGAACGCGCTCCTGTTCGTCCTGTTCTGGCTAGCGGGTGCCGGCGTCTGGTTCTTCGTGGTCTGGCTGGTTGCGATGGCGACCTGGCTGTCGCTGGTGACGCGGATCCGCAACATCGCCGAACATGCCTGCACCTCGACCGGCGAGGACCCATTCAGCCATGCGCGCACGACGCTCGCGAATCCGATCGAACGGCTGCTGATCGCGCCCTACTGGGTCAACTACCACGCCGAGCACCACCTCTTCATGTACCTGCCCTGCTACCGCCTGCCCGAGGCGCATCGGCTCCTGGTCGAGAAAGGCCTGATCAAGCGCATGGAGGTGCGGCCCGGCTATCGCGAGGTGATGCGGCTCGCCACTTCCAAAGGCTAG
- a CDS encoding bifunctional alpha/beta hydrolase/OsmC family protein produces the protein MPIERFQFEGEGGHKLAAALDRPDRAPSAYALFAHCFTCGKDVLAARRIAAALASKGIAVLRFDFTGLGSSEGDFANATFSSNVADLVRAADHLREARQAPALLIGHSLGGAAILAAASRIPEAKAVVTIAAPSDPSHVTGLFREHVDTIRQQGEGEVSLAGRPFRIKREFLDDVAEHSLTNHVAHLHKALLIMHAPTDDTVGIDNATRLFVAAKHPKSFISLAGADHLLSQRRDSTYVADVIASWAERYVEPAQLAAADVSEAPRQVVVRETRTSKFQNSVSVGPHQLLADEPIASGGDDTGPGPYDFLLTALGACKSMTMRLYADRKSFPLERATVTLRHGKIYAKDCAECETKEGMLDQIEVAIGLEGPLDADQRKRILEIADKCPVHRTLTSEIRIVTRAAD, from the coding sequence ATGCCGATCGAGCGTTTCCAATTTGAAGGCGAAGGCGGCCACAAGCTGGCAGCCGCGCTCGACCGGCCGGACCGCGCGCCATCAGCCTATGCGCTGTTCGCGCACTGCTTCACCTGCGGCAAGGATGTGCTGGCGGCACGGCGGATCGCGGCGGCGCTGGCCTCGAAGGGAATCGCCGTGCTGCGCTTCGACTTCACCGGGCTCGGTTCCAGCGAGGGTGATTTCGCCAACGCGACCTTTTCCTCCAACGTCGCCGATCTCGTGCGCGCCGCCGACCATCTGCGCGAGGCTCGCCAGGCGCCGGCGCTCCTGATCGGCCACAGCCTCGGCGGTGCGGCGATCCTGGCTGCCGCCTCCCGCATTCCCGAGGCCAAAGCGGTCGTCACCATCGCAGCCCCGTCGGACCCTTCCCATGTCACCGGTCTCTTCAGGGAGCACGTCGACACCATCCGTCAGCAAGGCGAGGGTGAAGTGTCCCTGGCCGGCCGTCCGTTCCGCATCAAGCGCGAATTTCTCGACGACGTCGCAGAGCACAGTCTGACCAACCACGTCGCCCATCTGCACAAGGCGCTCCTGATCATGCATGCGCCGACCGACGACACGGTCGGCATCGACAACGCGACGCGCCTGTTCGTCGCCGCCAAACATCCGAAGAGCTTCATCTCGCTCGCGGGCGCCGATCATCTGTTGAGCCAGCGCCGCGACAGCACCTATGTCGCAGACGTCATCGCATCCTGGGCCGAACGTTATGTCGAGCCGGCTCAGCTGGCCGCCGCTGACGTGAGCGAGGCGCCGCGGCAGGTGGTGGTGCGCGAAACCCGCACCAGCAAATTCCAGAACAGCGTTTCGGTCGGCCCGCATCAGTTGCTGGCGGACGAGCCGATTGCCTCCGGTGGCGACGACACGGGACCTGGGCCCTATGATTTTCTCCTGACCGCGCTCGGTGCCTGCAAGTCAATGACCATGCGGCTCTATGCCGACCGCAAATCGTTTCCGCTTGAGCGCGCCACCGTCACGCTCCGTCACGGCAAGATCTACGCGAAGGATTGCGCGGAGTGTGAGACGAAGGAAGGCATGCTGGACCAGATCGAGGTCGCGATCGGCCTGGAAGGTCCGCTCGACGCCGATCAGCGCAAGCGGATCCTGGAAATTGCCGACAAATGCCCGGTGCATCGCACCCTCACCTCGGAAATTCGCATCGTGACCAGGGCGGCCGATTAG
- a CDS encoding sulfite oxidase-like oxidoreductase has product MSDDDEPPAESKLTRTKQRWAREGRFLTGRVSRPEQERLPPGQHLTRDWPTLDLGMTPDISRERWRLDVHGAVENPIFWTFADLTAERQSHFVSDIHCVTTWSRYDNSWDGLATRDLLEACRPRDEARFVVLSSYDGYTTNLPLEDFAAEDALLAHGWSGAPLAAEHGGPVRLVVPHLYFWKSAKWLKAIEFLEQDAPGYWEVRGYHNRGDPWTEQRYSGD; this is encoded by the coding sequence ATGAGCGACGACGACGAGCCGCCCGCCGAGAGCAAGCTCACCCGCACCAAGCAGCGCTGGGCACGCGAGGGCCGCTTCCTCACCGGCAGGGTTTCGCGCCCCGAGCAGGAGCGGCTGCCGCCAGGCCAGCACCTGACGCGGGACTGGCCAACGCTCGACCTCGGCATGACCCCGGACATTTCGCGCGAGCGCTGGCGGCTCGACGTTCATGGCGCGGTGGAGAATCCGATCTTCTGGACCTTCGCCGACCTGACGGCCGAGCGGCAGAGCCATTTCGTCTCCGACATCCATTGCGTGACGACCTGGTCGCGCTACGACAACAGCTGGGACGGGCTTGCCACGCGCGACCTGCTCGAGGCCTGCCGGCCGCGTGACGAAGCCCGTTTCGTCGTGCTCTCTTCGTATGACGGCTACACCACCAACCTGCCGCTGGAAGACTTCGCGGCCGAAGATGCCCTGCTCGCCCATGGCTGGTCCGGCGCGCCGCTAGCTGCCGAGCATGGCGGCCCGGTCAGGCTGGTGGTGCCGCATCTCTATTTCTGGAAGAGCGCCAAATGGCTCAAGGCGATCGAATTCCTCGAGCAGGACGCGCCGGGCTATTGGGAAGTGCGCGGCTATCACAACCGCGGCGATCCCTGGACCGAGCAGCGCTATTCCGGCGATTGA
- a CDS encoding MFS transporter: MTDQAVNSDQLDITDVERRLKAIFIGSVGNLVEWYDFYAYTAFALYFAPAFFPTSDPVVQQFNAAVLFAATFLMRPLGGWLFGYLADHFGRRLSLTLSVVCMCFGSLMIAVTPTYATIGFAAPAILALARVIEGLSLGGEYGASATYLSEVADAKHRGFYSSFQYVTLIGGQLTAIIVLLLLQKVFLTPEELKAWGWRIPFVIGAGLAIFAAVMRRSLQETEAFIEAKKAVKPTGSIASLLKYPRELLLVVGLTAGGTAAFYTFTTYMQTFVKLSVGLTEDQTTTVIFGSLIFATILQPLYGALSDRIGRKPLLIFFGVVGTLATVPILMTLKETKSPFVAFLLICAAWIFVAGYTSINAIVKAELFPTNVRALGVGLPYAITVSIFGGTAPAVALYFKTIGHEEWFYYYLSGMICLSLIIYATMRDTKHESAMHRHE, encoded by the coding sequence ATGACCGATCAAGCCGTCAACAGTGATCAGCTCGACATCACCGACGTCGAGCGGCGGCTGAAGGCGATTTTCATCGGCTCGGTCGGCAACCTCGTCGAATGGTACGACTTCTACGCCTATACGGCGTTCGCGCTTTATTTCGCGCCTGCGTTCTTCCCGACCTCCGACCCGGTGGTGCAGCAGTTCAACGCCGCCGTGCTGTTCGCCGCAACCTTCCTGATGCGCCCGCTCGGCGGCTGGCTGTTCGGCTACCTTGCCGACCATTTCGGCCGCCGGCTGTCGCTGACGCTGTCGGTCGTCTGCATGTGCTTCGGCTCGCTGATGATCGCGGTGACGCCGACCTACGCCACGATCGGCTTTGCCGCGCCTGCGATCCTGGCGCTGGCCCGCGTGATCGAGGGGCTGAGCCTCGGCGGCGAATATGGCGCCAGTGCAACCTATCTGAGCGAGGTCGCCGACGCGAAGCACCGGGGCTTCTATTCCTCGTTCCAGTATGTCACGCTGATCGGCGGCCAGCTCACCGCGATCATCGTGCTGTTGTTGCTGCAGAAGGTCTTCCTGACGCCGGAGGAGCTCAAAGCCTGGGGCTGGCGCATCCCCTTCGTGATCGGCGCGGGGCTGGCGATCTTCGCCGCCGTGATGCGGCGCAGCCTGCAAGAAACGGAGGCCTTCATCGAGGCCAAGAAGGCCGTCAAGCCGACCGGCTCTATTGCGAGTCTCCTGAAATATCCGCGTGAGCTGCTGCTGGTCGTTGGCCTGACCGCCGGCGGCACCGCCGCATTCTACACCTTCACCACCTATATGCAGACCTTCGTCAAGTTGTCGGTCGGCCTCACCGAGGACCAGACCACGACCGTGATCTTCGGCTCGCTGATATTCGCGACCATCCTGCAGCCGCTCTATGGCGCACTGTCCGACCGCATCGGCCGCAAGCCGCTGCTGATCTTCTTCGGCGTGGTCGGCACGCTCGCGACCGTGCCGATCCTCATGACGCTGAAGGAAACCAAGTCGCCCTTCGTGGCGTTCCTCCTGATCTGCGCGGCCTGGATCTTCGTGGCAGGCTACACTTCGATCAACGCCATCGTGAAGGCCGAGCTGTTTCCGACCAATGTCCGCGCGCTCGGCGTCGGCCTGCCCTACGCGATCACGGTCTCGATATTCGGCGGCACCGCGCCGGCGGTTGCGCTCTATTTCAAGACCATCGGGCACGAGGAGTGGTTCTACTACTATCTCTCCGGCATGATCTGCCTGTCGCTGATCATCTATGCTACGATGCGCGACACCAAGCACGAGTCCGCAATGCACCGCCATGAATAG
- a CDS encoding cytochrome P450, whose protein sequence is MSDTDRVLPEHPPVTDWVHDFDHTDPRWTENPFPIWDELRAVSPVVHTDRFLGCYLPTTYEAVKQIAYDTEHFSSRRVVVRDERPEVQRNAAPPITSDPPEHKPAKQLLLPPFTPDAMKKLEPRVRAICNELIDEFIAAGRCDAAARYAKYIPVRAIAHMLGIPESDSDLFIHWIHQILELGIKDERQLKQAVEEMTAYFAGHIEARKAKPTDDLISTLMQAKDKTGQPLDDSHVLGSLRLLLIAGIDTTWSAIGSSLWHLARTPADRERLVREPGLMPTAVEELLRAYSPVTMAREVMKETSIAGCPIKAGKMVLLSFPAANRDPAVFPDADKVVIDRKENRHAAFGLGIHRCVGSNLARMEMTVALEEWLKRIPEFRLDPAGKVTWSEGTVRGPRQLPVLFGKQA, encoded by the coding sequence ATGTCCGATACCGACCGCGTCCTGCCCGAGCACCCGCCCGTCACCGACTGGGTGCATGATTTCGACCATACCGATCCGCGCTGGACCGAAAATCCGTTTCCGATCTGGGACGAGTTGCGCGCGGTGAGCCCGGTCGTGCACACCGACCGCTTCCTCGGCTGCTATCTGCCGACCACCTATGAGGCGGTGAAGCAGATCGCCTACGACACCGAGCATTTCTCCTCGCGCCGCGTCGTTGTCCGCGACGAGCGGCCGGAGGTCCAGAGGAACGCCGCCCCGCCGATCACCTCCGACCCGCCGGAACACAAGCCGGCCAAGCAATTGCTGCTGCCGCCGTTCACCCCCGATGCGATGAAGAAGCTGGAGCCGCGGGTGCGGGCCATCTGCAACGAGCTGATCGACGAATTCATCGCGGCCGGACGCTGCGACGCCGCGGCGCGCTACGCCAAGTATATCCCGGTCCGCGCGATCGCGCATATGCTGGGGATTCCCGAGAGCGACAGCGATCTCTTCATCCACTGGATCCACCAGATCCTTGAACTCGGAATCAAGGACGAGCGGCAACTGAAGCAGGCGGTCGAGGAGATGACCGCCTATTTCGCCGGCCATATCGAAGCCCGCAAGGCGAAGCCGACCGACGACCTGATCTCGACACTGATGCAGGCAAAGGACAAGACCGGCCAGCCGCTCGACGATTCCCACGTGCTGGGCTCGCTGCGCCTGCTCCTGATCGCCGGCATCGACACCACCTGGAGCGCGATCGGCTCCTCGCTCTGGCATCTCGCAAGGACGCCGGCCGACCGCGAGCGCCTCGTCCGCGAGCCTGGGCTGATGCCGACGGCAGTCGAGGAACTGTTGCGCGCCTATTCGCCGGTGACGATGGCGCGCGAGGTGATGAAGGAAACCAGCATCGCAGGCTGCCCGATCAAGGCCGGCAAGATGGTGCTGCTGTCGTTCCCCGCCGCCAACCGCGATCCCGCCGTGTTCCCCGATGCCGACAAGGTGGTGATCGACCGCAAGGAGAACCGCCACGCCGCCTTCGGCCTCGGCATCCACCGCTGCGTCGGCTCCAACCTTGCGCGCATGGAGATGACGGTCGCGCTGGAAGAGTGGCTGAAGCGGATCCCCGAGTTCCGGCTCGATCCCGCCGGCAAGGTGACCTGGTCCGAAGGTACCGTCCGTGGACCGCGGCAACTTCCGGTGCTATTCGGGAAGCAGGCCTGA
- a CDS encoding ferredoxin codes for MGKLKIHVDQDKCQGHARCKSLAPELFELDEFGNAHEVGDGTVPEGLEDKAWLAQTNCPEIAIEVTEE; via the coding sequence ATGGGAAAACTGAAAATCCACGTCGACCAGGACAAGTGCCAGGGGCATGCGCGCTGCAAATCGCTGGCGCCGGAGCTGTTCGAGCTCGACGAATTCGGCAATGCGCACGAGGTCGGCGACGGCACGGTGCCCGAAGGGCTCGAAGACAAGGCGTGGCTTGCCCAGACCAACTGCCCGGAAATCGCAATCGAAGTGACCGAGGAGTGA
- a CDS encoding TetR/AcrR family transcriptional regulator, whose translation MPPRLVRKPENAYHHGDLRDALTQAALHEVERGGPEAVSLKALAKKLGVSQPAPYRHFADRDALMEAVTAEAFRQFTAELKESIERSSRRSKLSRFAQAALAFGLRRNGIYRLMFASRVMACSPDGSELHKAAMETFSLLVEALEAPAVGLIRERHALQIWAALHGVVMLAEQGLLTGKVARVSREELVEDIVEQTKLALSVALKADGEL comes from the coding sequence ATGCCGCCGCGCCTGGTTCGCAAACCTGAAAATGCCTATCACCACGGCGATCTGCGCGACGCCCTGACCCAGGCGGCGCTGCACGAGGTCGAGCGCGGCGGCCCGGAAGCGGTCAGTCTCAAGGCATTGGCGAAGAAGCTCGGCGTGTCGCAGCCGGCGCCGTACCGGCACTTTGCCGATCGCGACGCGCTGATGGAGGCGGTGACCGCGGAAGCCTTTCGGCAATTCACGGCGGAGCTCAAGGAATCGATCGAGCGGTCTTCGCGGCGTTCAAAGCTGTCGCGGTTCGCGCAGGCGGCGCTGGCCTTCGGTTTGCGGCGCAACGGCATCTATCGGTTGATGTTTGCCTCTCGCGTCATGGCCTGTTCGCCCGATGGCAGCGAGCTGCACAAGGCGGCGATGGAAACCTTCAGCCTGCTGGTCGAGGCACTGGAAGCGCCCGCGGTCGGTTTGATCCGCGAGCGCCATGCGCTGCAGATCTGGGCCGCGCTGCACGGCGTGGTGATGCTGGCCGAGCAGGGGCTACTCACCGGCAAGGTCGCGCGCGTCAGCCGCGAGGAGCTGGTCGAGGACATCGTCGAGCAGACGAAGCTTGCGCTCTCCGTCGCGCTGAAGGCGGACGGCGAGCTCTAG
- a CDS encoding amidase family protein — MGQELVQETACAVVDRLKRGEVSPLDLLDVLERRIAVVDGKVNALPTLCFDRARDHARALMRKPAAARGLLAGLPVPIKDLTHVKGVRNTQGSPIFKDVVSPQSDIAVEQLEANGAIVYAKSNTPEFGAGANTFNEVFGATRNPWDISKSAAGSSGGAAVALATGMAWLAHGTDMGGSCRNPASFCGVVGLRPSIGRVPHTPSATVDRNLTVHGPLARNVEDLALFLDAMSGEWPADPLSLPPPAQSFLSAARSGKKPKRIAYSADLGITPVDPEVVAITRKAAQRFAEAGIIVEEAHPDLREAHESFHVLRAFDFAMTKMDLLRTKRDLLKPEVIWNIEQGLKLTVEQITRAEAQRLAMATRAIEFFKTYDLLLCPATIVPPFPVENRYVAECAGKKFDNYVEWLGIVYAITLTCATALSLPCGFTASGLPVGLQVVAPPRGDAQLLAGAKLLEDILGLRGSTPIDPRPAKA; from the coding sequence GTGGGTCAGGAATTGGTGCAGGAGACGGCGTGCGCGGTGGTGGACAGGCTCAAGCGCGGCGAGGTCAGCCCACTCGACCTGCTCGACGTGCTGGAAAGGCGCATTGCCGTGGTCGATGGCAAGGTCAATGCGCTGCCGACGCTGTGTTTCGACCGCGCCCGCGATCATGCCCGCGCGCTGATGCGAAAGCCTGCCGCCGCGCGCGGCCTGCTCGCCGGCCTGCCGGTTCCGATCAAGGACCTCACCCACGTCAAGGGCGTGCGCAATACGCAGGGCTCGCCGATCTTCAAGGATGTCGTCTCGCCGCAATCCGACATCGCGGTCGAGCAGCTCGAGGCCAATGGCGCGATCGTCTACGCAAAATCCAACACGCCGGAATTCGGCGCGGGCGCCAACACCTTCAACGAGGTGTTCGGCGCAACCCGCAATCCCTGGGACATTTCGAAATCCGCGGCCGGCTCGTCCGGTGGAGCAGCGGTCGCGCTCGCAACCGGCATGGCCTGGCTCGCCCACGGCACCGACATGGGCGGCTCCTGCCGCAATCCCGCAAGCTTCTGCGGCGTCGTCGGCTTGAGGCCCAGCATCGGCCGCGTCCCGCACACGCCGAGCGCGACCGTCGACCGCAACTTGACCGTCCATGGCCCGCTGGCGCGCAACGTCGAGGACCTCGCGCTGTTTTTGGACGCCATGAGCGGCGAATGGCCTGCCGATCCGCTGTCGCTGCCGCCGCCGGCGCAATCCTTTCTCTCGGCGGCGCGTTCCGGCAAGAAGCCGAAGCGGATCGCCTATTCGGCGGATCTCGGCATCACGCCTGTCGATCCCGAGGTCGTCGCCATCACACGCAAGGCGGCGCAGCGCTTTGCGGAAGCCGGCATCATCGTCGAGGAGGCGCATCCCGACTTGCGCGAGGCCCATGAATCCTTCCACGTGCTGCGCGCCTTCGACTTCGCGATGACCAAGATGGACCTGCTGCGAACCAAGCGCGACCTGCTGAAGCCCGAGGTGATCTGGAACATCGAGCAGGGCCTGAAGCTTACGGTCGAGCAGATCACGCGCGCCGAGGCGCAGCGCCTCGCCATGGCCACGCGCGCGATCGAGTTCTTCAAGACCTACGATCTTCTGCTCTGTCCTGCGACCATCGTCCCGCCGTTCCCGGTCGAGAACCGCTATGTCGCGGAATGCGCCGGCAAGAAGTTCGACAATTACGTCGAATGGCTCGGCATCGTCTATGCGATTACGCTGACCTGCGCCACCGCGCTGTCGCTGCCCTGCGGCTTCACCGCGTCGGGACTGCCGGTGGGATTGCAGGTGGTGGCACCGCCGCGCGGCGACGCGCAATTGCTCGCCGGCGCCAAGCTGCTCGAGGACATTCTGGGCCTGCGCGGTTCGACGCCGATCGACCCCCGGCCGGCGAAAGCCTAG
- a CDS encoding alpha/beta hydrolase, whose protein sequence is MTPPFDTLDWRKMSQEARDLGLNNSVAVKGSADIMTDWERRSGEMRGRHAGRLDLRYGPRERNRIDFLKARDRAPTLLFIHGGYWQMRSKEFFTHFAAGPMAQGINVALIGYTLAPDAKLDEIVAEIHAGIDFLAKELPALGGDGEGIVVSGWSAGGHLTAMALSHRHVRAGMAISGIYDLEPIRHSYLNVKLGLDEAASRRNSPMRLAGIDKPLSLVVGGAELPLLRKETSDFAAHRARQALPVTYEEIAGADHFSIMNELASPTGRITTLIRQLFERTE, encoded by the coding sequence ATGACGCCACCGTTCGACACGCTCGATTGGCGCAAGATGAGCCAGGAAGCGCGCGACCTCGGTCTCAACAACAGCGTTGCCGTCAAGGGCAGCGCGGACATCATGACCGACTGGGAACGTCGCTCGGGCGAGATGCGCGGCCGCCACGCCGGCCGTCTCGACCTGCGCTATGGTCCGCGCGAGCGCAACCGGATCGATTTCCTGAAAGCGCGCGACCGGGCGCCGACGCTGCTGTTCATCCACGGCGGCTACTGGCAGATGCGGTCCAAGGAATTTTTTACGCATTTCGCGGCGGGGCCGATGGCGCAGGGCATCAACGTGGCGCTGATCGGCTATACGCTCGCGCCCGACGCGAAACTCGACGAGATCGTCGCGGAGATCCATGCCGGCATCGATTTTTTGGCGAAGGAATTGCCGGCGCTCGGCGGTGACGGTGAGGGGATCGTGGTGTCCGGCTGGTCGGCCGGCGGCCATCTGACCGCGATGGCGCTGTCGCATCGGCATGTGCGGGCCGGCATGGCGATATCAGGCATCTACGACCTCGAGCCGATCAGGCATTCCTACCTCAACGTCAAGCTCGGGCTTGACGAAGCGGCTTCGCGCCGCAACTCGCCGATGAGGCTAGCCGGCATCGACAAGCCGCTGTCGCTGGTGGTCGGCGGCGCCGAACTGCCGCTGCTGCGCAAGGAGACCTCGGATTTTGCTGCCCATCGCGCGCGCCAAGCGCTGCCGGTCACTTACGAGGAGATCGCCGGCGCCGACCATTTTTCGATCATGAACGAGCTCGCGTCTCCAACAGGCCGGATCACCACACTGATCCGGCAGTTGTTCGAACGGACGGAGTAA
- a CDS encoding SDR family oxidoreductase, translated as MDLHLRGKRVLITGASKGIGAAAAEAFAEEGAHLMLAARSGEQLKALADRLRSAHQIDASTHVTDLRKAEDIARLAKDAADIDILVNNAGDIPGGSIDKIDEATWRHAWELKVFGYINLTRMIYAQMKARGHGVIVNDIGAAGEKFDANYICGSAGNAALMAFTRALGSKSLADNIRVVGINPGPVGTDRHVTLLKTRAKNQFGDESRYKEFQKGLPLGRPAHAREIGDLMAFLASDRSGYTSGVIYTVDGGIAAGWG; from the coding sequence ATGGACCTGCACCTGCGCGGCAAGCGCGTTCTCATCACCGGCGCGTCCAAAGGCATTGGCGCGGCCGCCGCCGAAGCCTTTGCCGAGGAAGGCGCTCATCTGATGCTTGCCGCGCGCAGCGGCGAGCAGCTGAAGGCGCTGGCCGATCGCCTGCGCTCGGCGCACCAGATCGACGCGAGCACCCATGTCACCGACCTGCGCAAGGCCGAGGATATCGCGCGGCTCGCAAAGGACGCCGCCGACATCGACATCCTCGTCAACAATGCCGGCGACATTCCGGGCGGCTCGATCGACAAGATCGACGAGGCGACCTGGCGCCACGCCTGGGAACTGAAGGTGTTCGGCTATATCAATCTGACGCGGATGATCTATGCGCAGATGAAGGCGCGTGGGCACGGCGTGATCGTCAACGACATCGGCGCGGCCGGCGAGAAATTCGACGCCAACTATATCTGCGGCTCGGCCGGCAATGCGGCGCTGATGGCGTTCACCCGTGCGCTCGGCAGCAAGAGCCTCGCCGACAACATCCGCGTCGTCGGCATCAATCCGGGCCCCGTCGGCACCGACCGCCACGTCACGCTGCTGAAGACGCGGGCAAAAAACCAGTTCGGCGACGAGAGCCGCTACAAGGAGTTCCAGAAGGGCCTGCCGCTCGGCCGCCCTGCGCATGCCCGCGAGATCGGCGACCTCATGGCGTTCCTGGCCTCCGACCGCTCCGGCTATACGTCGGGCGTGATCTACACGGTCGATGGCGGGATCGCCGCGGGCTGGGGTTAG